The Bosea sp. 685 DNA window ACGCGCGCCTTCCAGATCGCGCTGATGCCGATCTCTTCGTTCTTCATCGCGGCGGCGAAGGCCTCGTTGGTCGGGTAGACGCGTCCGCCCGCCTTCTTCACCGCCATCAGGACCTCCTTGGCCTTGTCGAGGTCGTTCATGTCCTTGCCGCCGGTCGCGGCCATCGAGGCTGCGATGAAGATCGACTGGTACTGGATGTCGATGAAGCCGATCTTGTCGCCCCATTTCGGATCGAGCCAATCCTTGAAGCCGGTCGGCGCGGGCGTGATCAGCTTGGGATTGTAGATGACGACGTTGCCCGAATAGATGTGCCCGATGCCATAGGGGTACTTCATCGTCGGCAGCAGGTTCTTGGCGTTGGGAATCTTGGAGTAGTCGAGCTGCTCCACGACGCCCGCCTCGTTCATCTCGAACATATTGGCGGCCGAGAGACCCTGCACATCGACGGTGCCGCGCGGCAGGCGCTTCTCGGCGGTCATCTTGGCGCGGCGCGGAGCGTCGCCCGCCTGGTCCTGCACGATCTCGATGCCCTTGGGCTTCAGGATCGGCTCGTCGATGTTCTTGGTCAGGAGGCGGGCATAGTCGCCGCCCCAGGTGCCGATCACGACCTTGCCGCCGGCTTGCGCAAAGGCATGGTGGCTCATGGCCGGGGCCAGCACTGCGGCGCCGGCCAGGCCTTTGATAACGGTGCGCCTATCGATCTTGGTCATGGTTGAAATCCCCTGTTTTCGCCTGTTCGATCAGGCTTCGCGCGGATAGACCAGCCCGGCGTCCTGCGCCCAGCCGATCGTGATGGTCTCGCCCGGCTTCGGCTCGGCTACGCCGGCCCGGTTCGGGATCTGCAGCAGCATGCGGTCATGCTGGGACAGGCTGACATGGATGTCGAGCAGCGCGCCGAGATAGGAGGCGTGCTCGACCTTGGCCTCGTAATGATTGGGGCAACCCTGGGCTTCGCCGCCGACGGCGATCCGCTCGGGCCGCAAGGCGAGCGTGGCGGATCCCATGCCGGTCGCGGCGGCGCAGGCGATGTCGAGCCCGCCCTTGGTGCGGAAGCGGCCATTACCGGCGATCTCGCCGTCGAGGAAGGCGCTGCGACCAATGAAACCCGCAACGAAGCGATCCGCGGGCTTCTCGTAGAGCTCGCGCTGGGTGCCGATCTGGCGGACCTGGCCCTTTTCCATGACGACCAGCCGGTCGGCCATGGTCAGCGCCTCTTCCTGGTCATGCGTGACCATGATGGTGGTGAGGCCGAGCTTGCGCTGCAGATCGCGGATTTCGACGCGGACCTCCTGCCGGAGCTTGGCATCGAGATTGGAGAGCG harbors:
- a CDS encoding PotD/PotF family extracellular solute-binding protein — its product is MTKIDRRTVIKGLAGAAVLAPAMSHHAFAQAGGKVVIGTWGGDYARLLTKNIDEPILKPKGIEIVQDQAGDAPRRAKMTAEKRLPRGTVDVQGLSAANMFEMNEAGVVEQLDYSKIPNAKNLLPTMKYPYGIGHIYSGNVVIYNPKLITPAPTGFKDWLDPKWGDKIGFIDIQYQSIFIAASMAATGGKDMNDLDKAKEVLMAVKKAGGRVYPTNEAFAAAMKNEEIGISAIWKARVVQWQNAGIPCEAVSPVEGIPAYVSGFVIAKNAPNKDNAYAYMNAMLEKAPQEAFAVDMGYNGTVTGLNVAPDLQKRIGFTPDEEKRLKDLDYAFLAKNDSAMKEWWDKVFKA
- a CDS encoding ABC transporter ATP-binding protein — encoded protein: MARLSIEHLRKSYGDLTVVDDVTIDIADGEFLVLLGPSGCGKTTTLRMVAGFVPPSSGKLTIGEREVTSLPPWKRNCGLVFQSYALFPHMTVAENVAFGLEMRKVAQAERGTRVAEALRLVQLTGFDGRYPRQLSGGQQQRVALARALAMEPDVLLLDEPLSNLDAKLRQEVRVEIRDLQRKLGLTTIMVTHDQEEALTMADRLVVMEKGQVRQIGTQRELYEKPADRFVAGFIGRSAFLDGEIAGNGRFRTKGGLDIACAAATGMGSATLALRPERIAVGGEAQGCPNHYEAKVEHASYLGALLDIHVSLSQHDRMLLQIPNRAGVAEPKPGETITIGWAQDAGLVYPREA